In one Solanum lycopersicum chromosome 11, SLM_r2.1 genomic region, the following are encoded:
- the LOC101247102 gene encoding uncharacterized protein codes for MEALKHFNPGTILEWKTERRVDVIEHVFNYVFWAFKPCIDGFVHCRPVISIDGTHVYGKYDIKLLIAITIDGNGSILPLAFAIVANESIEIWTLFLDHLHLHVVKGRRGVTLISDRHHGILSSVYNSPNWQLQITVRRNFFLEKMEMIKEINAEAYVWLMKNDLDKWTLHRDGGKRWGMLTTNSSESFNGLLKSARGLSVTAMVKLTYNQVVNRFVTRSKFVNHLVQEKQQWMPKPFKIFEDNRKKSQRHTLINYHQQRENIFEVQTHMHHGRGGNKHIVNASQGKCQCGKWQSYHIPCSHAIKGFDQIGYQAWEHMTPEFTVRSYKNAYFGQFNPLGGEKYWPDSPFLMIANKNYLRKVGVNKTTRIQNEMDVPRSTLTRKCSTCKQIGHDKRNCHSRTRNASYGGSR; via the exons ATGGAAGCTTTGAAACACTTCAATCCTGGAACAATATTAGAATGGAAAACAGAGCGGCGTGTCGATGTTATTGAACATGTATTCAACTATGTGTTTTGGGCTTTTAAACCATGCATTGATGGGTTTGTGCATTGTCGTCCTGTTATATCGATCGATGGAACACATGTCTATGGAAAATATGATATCAAGTTGTTGATTGCGATTACAATAGATGGTAACGGCTCTATATTACCTTTGGCATTTGCAATAGTTGCAAATGAGAGCATAGAGATATGGACTTTATTTTTGGATCATTTGCATTTGCACGTTGTCAAGGGTCGTAGAGGGGTCACATTGATATCAGATAGGCATCACGGAATACTCTCATCCGTGTATAATTCTCCGAATTGGCAG CTGCAAATCACTGTcaggagaaatttttttttggaaaaaatggaAATGATCAAGGAGATTAATGCGGAAGCATATGTGTGGCTAATGAAGAACGATCTTGACAAATGGACATTGCACAGGGATGGAGGTAAGAGATGGGGCATGCTGACCACAAATAGTTCTGAATCATTCAATGGTCTTCTCAAATCAGCAAGGGGTCTGTCAGTTACTGCAATGGTAAAACTCACTTACAATCAAGTTGTGAATCGATTTGTTACAAGATCAAAATTTGTTAATCATCTAGTACAGGAAAAGCAACAATGGATGCCTAAACCATTCAAGATTTTTGAGGATAATCGAAAAAAGTCACAACGTCACACACTGATCAACTATCACCAACAAAGGGAAAACATATTTGAGGTGCAAACACATATGCATCATGGTCGTGGTGGTAATAAGCACATTGTAAATGCATCACAAGGAAAATGTCAATGTGGTAAATGGCAATCATACCATATTCCATGTTCTCATGCAATAAAGGGATTTGATCAAATTGGATATCAAGCATGGGAGCATATGACACCAGAATTCACTGTGCGTAGCTACAAAAATGCCTACTTTGGACAATTCAATCCACTCGGCGGTGAAAAGTATTGGCCTGATAGTCCCTTCCTTATGatagcaaataaaaattatttacgaAAAGTGGGCGTAAATAAAACCACCCGTATACAAAATGAAATGGATGTTCCTAGAAGTACACTCACTCGCAAGTGCTCAACGTGCAAACAAATAGGCCATGATAAGCGCAACTGTCATTCACGAACTCGAAACGCCTCATATGGTGGTAGTAGGTAG
- the LOC101245227 gene encoding uncharacterized protein: protein MKKSGYGLQLRVPPSQQKKKQPARPPPPKALGFGDGDDDDVEKEISRHASKNKALKDIEEQHKKALEEDPSVFDYDGVYDDMKVKAVQPRAQDREERKPKYIQMLMEKAKQREREHEVIYERKIAKERSKDDHLFADKDKFVTAAYKRKLQEQAKWLEEERLRELREERDDVTKKTDISDFYFSLQKNVAFGGEGKSKKAVNHHEPEAVQTEENPSSSADVHSHMSREIKTQDHEPSVSPPCKERTDGAADMKPPSAGLSEKRAEKLTSDNVPTTTTEPAASDQPKVDHHKRSLDAVAAAKERFLARKKAKEQ from the exons ATGAAAAAATCGGGATATGGTTTACAATTAAGAGTTCCACCATCGCAGCAGAAGAAGAAACAGCCGGCGAGGCCTCCGCCTCCTAAAGCACTTGGTTTTGgggatggtgatgatgatgatgttgagaAAGAGATTTCTCGTCATGCCTCGAAGAATAAGGCTCTCAAAGAT ATTGAAGAACAGCATAAGAAGGCTTTAGAAGAGGACCCTTCAGTATTTGATTATGATGGAGTGTATGATGATATGAAAGTGAAGGCTGTCCAACCTCGAGCTCAGGATCGCGAAGAGAGGAAG CCAAAGTATATCCAGATGCTAATGGAGAAGGCAAAACAACGAGAACGGGAGCATGAGGTCATTTATGAGAGGAAAATAGCAAAAGAGAGGAGTAAAGATGATCATCTTTTTGCAGACAAAGACAAGTTCGTCACTGCTGCTTATAAAAGGAAACTTCAAGAGCAGGCTAAGTGGTTGGAGGAAGAGCGTCTTCGTGAGCTACGAGAGGAGAGAGATGAT GTTACTAAGAAGACCGACATCAGTGATTTTTACTTCAGTCTTCAGAAAAATGTTGCCTTTGGAGGCGAGGGCAAGTCCAAGAAGGCTGTGAATCATCATGAACCAGAAGCAGTTCAGACAGAAGAAAACCCTTCATCATCAGCGGATGTACATTCACACATGTCTAGGGAGATAAAGACACAAGATCATGAACCTTCTGTTTCTCCTCCTTGTAAGGAAAGGACTGATGGAGCCGCAGATATGAAACCTCCTTCAGCTGGTTTGTCTGAAAAGAGGGCTGAAAAACTAACTTCCGACAATGTACCAACTACTACCACTGAACCTGCGGCAAGTGATCAACCAAAAGTTGACCATCATAAAAGAAGTCTGGACGCTGTTGCTGCAGCTAAGGAACGGTTCTTGGCTAGGAAGAAGGCGAAGGAACAATAA
- the LOC112940023 gene encoding probable aspartyl protease At4g16563 isoform X1 yields the protein MASSSLLLFLSIISFLFPFISSSKSSTTIPLSFLNTNTNQDFYQKLTHLASFSLARAHHIKNPQDSSISNIPLYPHSYGGYSITLPFGTPPQKIPFVMDTGSSFVWFPCTKKYQCSKCPVSSQKNPTFIPRLSSSARVLGCLNPKCSWIHPKKQPESLCHACESRNRTNCKHACPPYMILYGSGSTAGIGLVETLNLPNKKTPNFLVGCSLLSSQQPAGIAGFGRGMSSLPNQLRAKKLSYCLVSHMFDDIPKSSMLVLDTVYEKSKNLTRTPLLRPPFVVGTNALAGYYYVELTEITVGDQIVKVPYRYLAPNSLGNGGTIVDSGTTFTFLNHDIFVSVMNAFVNQVKRFSRTEKIERLTNLKPCFNVSGHKTVSLPEMKFHFKGGSEMVLPLNFFLEFDLKNDMFGFRHQVC from the exons AtggcttcttcttctttactCCTTTTCCTCTCTATCATTTCTTTCCTCTTTCCCttcatttcttcatcaaaatccTCCACAACAATCCCTCTTTCATTTCTCAACACCAACACAAACCAAGATTTCTACCAAAAACTCACTCATTTAGCTTCTTTCTCTTTAGCTAGAGCTCATCATATCAAGAATCCTCAAGATTCTTCAATTTCCAACATCCCTTTATATCCTCATAGCTATGGAGGCTACTCAATTACTCTTCCATTTGGTACTCCTCCTCAAAAAATCCCATTTGTAATGGACACTGGTAGTAGCTTTGTTTGGTTCCCATGTACTAAAAAGTACCAATGCTCAAAATGTCCTgtttcttcacaaaaaaatccAACTTTTATTCCAAGATTGTCATCTTCAGCTAgagttcttggatgtttgaacCCAAAATGCAGTTGGATTCACCCAAAAAAACAGCCCGAATCTCTTTGCCATGCTTGCGAATCGCGTAATAGAACAAACTGTAAACATGCTTGTCCACCTTATATGATTCTTTATGGTTCAGGTTCCACAGCTGGAATTGGCCTAGTTGAAACACTGAACTTACCAAACAAGAAAACACCCAATTTCCTTGTTGGTTGTTCTTTACTCTCCTCTCAACAACCCGCGGGAATCGCGGGGTTTGGGAGGGGAATGTCATCATTGCCAAACCAATTAAGAGCCAAGAAACTGTCTTATTGTCTTGTATCTCATATGTTTGATGATATTCCTAAAAGTAGCATGCTTGTTTTGGATACTGTATATGAAAAGTCGAAAAATTTAACCCGTACCCCATTGCTAAGACCTCCATTTGTTGTTGGAACAAATGCATTAGCAGGGTACTACTATGTTGAATTGACAGAAATCACAGTTGGCGATCAGATAGTGAAGGTACCATATCGATATCTGGCACCGAATTCATTAGGGAACGGTGGAACGATTGTGGATTCAGGCACGACGTTCACTTTCTTGAATCATGATATATTTGTGTCTGTGATGAATGCATTTGTGAACCAGGTAAAGCGGTTCTCAAGAACTGAGAAAATCGAAAGATTGACAAATTTAAAGCCATGTTTCAATGTTTCAGGGCATAAAACAGTGTCACTGCCAGAGATGAAGTTTCATTTCAAAGGAGGATCAGAGATGGTATTGCCATTG AACTTTTTTCTCgagtttgatctcaaaaatgACATGTTTGGGTTCAGGCATCAAGTGTGCTAA
- the LOC101245724 gene encoding NDR1/HIN1-like protein 1 has translation MTEKDCGHHVEDERHNLQRRLITALIVFVTLILFTILLIFLILRPTKPHFILQDATVYAFNTSTPFNFLTTNIQITIASRNPNDKIGIYYDRLDVYATYRGQQVTLPTLMPQTYQGHKDVSIWSPFVYGNNVPIAPYLGNEISQDIIFGTILLNVRIDGRVRWKVGNFISSKYHLDVNCPAYVGIGGKFLGNSVVVGKYQLVQSCNVDV, from the coding sequence ATGACGGAAAAGGACTGCGGCCACCACGTCGAGGATGAGCGGCACAACCTCCAACGCCGCCTAATCACCGCCTTGATCGTGTTCGTAACCCTAATCCTCTTCACAATCCTCCTCATTTTTCTCATCCTACGTCCAACAAAACCACATTTCATCCTCCAAGACGCGACCGTGTACGCGttcaacacctctacccccttTAATTTCCTCACTACCAACATACAAATCACGATCGCCTCTCGTAACCCTAACGATAAAATTGGAATTTACTACGATAGGCTCGACGTCTACGCCACTTATCGTGGCCAACAAGTTACACTACCAACATTGATGCCACAAACGTACCAAGGTCACAAAGATGTGTCGATATGGTCACCTTTTGTGTATGGTAATAATGTACCAATTGCACCTTACTTAGGTAATGAAATTAGTCAAGATATAATTTTTGGtacaattttattaaatgttagAATTGATGGAAGAGTTAGGTGGAAAGTTGGGAATTTTATTTCAAGTAAATATCATTTGGATGTTAATTGTCCTGCTTATGTTGGTATTGGTGGAAAATTTCTTGGGAATAGTGTTGTTGTTGGGAAGTATCAATTGGTGCAAAGTTGTAATGTTGATGTTTga
- the LOC112940023 gene encoding probable aspartyl protease At4g16563 isoform X2: protein MASSSLLLFLSIISFLFPFISSSKSSTTIPLSFLNTNTNQDFYQKLTHLASFSLARAHHIKNPQDSSISNIPLYPHSYGGYSITLPFGTPPQKIPFVMDTGSSFVWFPCTKKYQCSKCPVSSQKNPTFIPRLSSSARVLGCLNPKCSWIHPKKQPESLCHACESRNRTNCKHACPPYMILYGSGSTAGIGLVETLNLPNKKTPNFLVGCSLLSSQQPAGIAGFGRGMSSLPNQLRAKKLSYCLVSHMFDDIPKSSMLVLDTVYEKSKNLTRTPLLRPPFVVGTNALAGYYYVELTEITVGDQIVKVPYRYLAPNSLGNGGTIVDSGTTFTFLNHDIFVSVMNAFVNQGIKQCHCQR from the exons AtggcttcttcttctttactCCTTTTCCTCTCTATCATTTCTTTCCTCTTTCCCttcatttcttcatcaaaatccTCCACAACAATCCCTCTTTCATTTCTCAACACCAACACAAACCAAGATTTCTACCAAAAACTCACTCATTTAGCTTCTTTCTCTTTAGCTAGAGCTCATCATATCAAGAATCCTCAAGATTCTTCAATTTCCAACATCCCTTTATATCCTCATAGCTATGGAGGCTACTCAATTACTCTTCCATTTGGTACTCCTCCTCAAAAAATCCCATTTGTAATGGACACTGGTAGTAGCTTTGTTTGGTTCCCATGTACTAAAAAGTACCAATGCTCAAAATGTCCTgtttcttcacaaaaaaatccAACTTTTATTCCAAGATTGTCATCTTCAGCTAgagttcttggatgtttgaacCCAAAATGCAGTTGGATTCACCCAAAAAAACAGCCCGAATCTCTTTGCCATGCTTGCGAATCGCGTAATAGAACAAACTGTAAACATGCTTGTCCACCTTATATGATTCTTTATGGTTCAGGTTCCACAGCTGGAATTGGCCTAGTTGAAACACTGAACTTACCAAACAAGAAAACACCCAATTTCCTTGTTGGTTGTTCTTTACTCTCCTCTCAACAACCCGCGGGAATCGCGGGGTTTGGGAGGGGAATGTCATCATTGCCAAACCAATTAAGAGCCAAGAAACTGTCTTATTGTCTTGTATCTCATATGTTTGATGATATTCCTAAAAGTAGCATGCTTGTTTTGGATACTGTATATGAAAAGTCGAAAAATTTAACCCGTACCCCATTGCTAAGACCTCCATTTGTTGTTGGAACAAATGCATTAGCAGGGTACTACTATGTTGAATTGACAGAAATCACAGTTGGCGATCAGATAGTGAAGGTACCATATCGATATCTGGCACCGAATTCATTAGGGAACGGTGGAACGATTGTGGATTCAGGCACGACGTTCACTTTCTTGAATCATGATATATTTGTGTCTGTGATGAATGCATTTGTGAACCAG GGCATAAAACAGTGTCACTGCCAGAGATGA